The genomic segment GAGTCAATATTGATTTCAGACATATCATTGACAATGAGAGCCACTTTCAGCCCTTCTTTATTGTTGAGGATATGATTGAGTAAAGTAGTTTTTCCCGAACCTAAAAAACCGGATAAAACTGTTACGGGTAATTTTTTCATGATGCTGAACCTTTAAGAAAATAAATTATTGATAATGAGTTATCAATAACAGTGGTCCAATCATCAGTATTTTGCAAATCACTTGCATAAAATTATTGATAATTAATTATCAATAAGTGCTTTTTAGTTTGCTTTGATACATAAAAAGTGAAAACTTTTGAATTACTTCATTCGGAGAAGGAGTCCTGAGAGGCGGTCGGTTTGGCGCTTGCATGTACTGAGCAAGGTTTTGCGCGAGGCATAGATCACAATGGCAGACTTGGCTCGAGTAATTCCCGTGTAGATCAATTCTTTACTGAGTAATCGGTCAGCTTGATCGGGAAGGATGAGGTGCACGTTTTGGTATTCCGAGCCCTGAGATTTGTGGATAGTCATAGCAAAGGCACTCTGATAATCCGGTAGCATGGAAGGCGGGAAGGAACGCAGGGAATTATCTGGCCCCGGGAACCAAGCTTTCGGCAAACCCGAATCATCGGGAAGAATGATGCCGATATCACCATTATAGAGTTTAATATTATAATCATTGCGGGTGATCATGATGGCGCGACCCTTGTAGAGCGATTCATCACTCTGAGAAAAGATGATTTGGCTGATGTGCTGATTGAGTTTGCTCGCACCAAAACTGCCATTGCGACTGGCGCAAAGAATGCGGAACTTATTGAGTGCTTTCAAAGCCTCCTCTGGCGAGCGGAGGGATTTTTTGTATTCCGTGAAGCATTGACGAATAGCGCCAGAAAAAAGCTCCTCAGCCTTGGCAGGGAGAGCCTGGTGAGCGATATCATCATAAGCTTTAAAGTACTGCGTATCTTCTAAGGGATGGGGCACGGGCTGCTCATTAACATCGCGAGCGAGTTGTCCAATTCCCGATGAACTATCGAAACGGAAACTATGCTCGAGTTTGACCATGATATCCTGTAAACTTCCCATGCTTTGATCCTCATTCAGAATCAGTTCTGAGCTTAGCTCTTTGAGTTCCTTGGCAAAAGTGGGTGAGAAAGAGTTGATTTGTCCGCCTGCAGTGAGATCGCCGAGAACATTGCCCGTCTCAACGGCTGCCAGCTGATCTTTATCCCCAAGAAGAATGACGCGGCAGTGAGATTGCAACGCTTGAATTACCGAGCGAAAGAGCGTCAGCGGAACCATAGAGCTCTCGTCAATGAGCAAGATATCCGATGGCGTTTTAAATTTATCATGGTGCTTAAAGCCACCACCAGGAGCGAAACCCAAGTAACGGTGAATGGTTTGGGCCTGAACTGGGATTTTTGCGAGGGTCGCAGCAGAGAAAGCTTTTTCATCACTCTGACTCGAGATGAAGTTGCGAATGGATTCCCCAAGTCGATCGGCAGCTTTCCCGGTGGGGGCCAAGAGGTCGATGCGCGTTGCGGGATTTTGCTCAAGAAGTAAGGCGAGGATCTTACCCACGGTAGTGGTTTTCCCCGTGCCAGGGCCACCAGAGATGACGCAAAAACGTGATCGCAGGGCCATGAATGCGGCGACTTTTTGCCAATTGATTTTACCAGCAATCTGATTGGGGAAAACTTCATTGAGTTTTTGTGTAAGCTGACCATCGAGTTCTTGAGTTTGATCTGCGAGTTTTGAAATGAAACGAGCCACCGTTGCCTCGGCACGATAATACTTATTGAGGTAAATTAGCTGATTCTCTAAGTCGACAATGAGCGGCTTAGTTTCATCGCCTTGACCCATTACTTGTCTGTAAATCTTTAAGGCTTGTTCATCAAGCTCAAAATCAATGTTGTGAGAAACGATATGCCCATCTTCATTGCGGTACTCAATGAGAATATCACGCAGGGGCAGAACACTGTGTTGTTGATTGGCATAATAACTGAGTACGAGACAGATGTCCTCGAGTGTTTCCAGCTCATGAGCGCTGAGTTCGCCTGCACGTTGACTGATGAATTGGGCAAATTGTCGATCGATTTCAGAGAAAATGGGAAGCTGATTATACATCTTTAAATTCTCCTTCGAGTATGAGTTTTTTCATATCCTCGACCAAGGCTTTGGGAACTCGATCGTAATGCATACCGCTTTGAGCGCCGGGCTCCACTCCTCTCACAAAGAGGTAGATACAGGCCCCAAAATGTTGATCATAATCGTAGCCTGCTAAATATTTCTCGAGGTAAAGGTGAAAAGCCAAGGTATAAATGTGGTACTGTAAAAAATAGAAGTGCTCGCGAACGGCACGTTGCAGGGCTTCGCCATGATAATCTTCGTAGCGTGGGCCGAGGTAATTACTCTTCCAGTCAACGATATAGAACTTGCCATCCTTTTGGAAACTGAGGTCAATGGAGCCATTAAAATAACCTTCTTCCATCCTGTAGTTAAGCTTCTCTAAATCCAATGAATAATCATGGGGAAAGCCATCGGAATAATGAGCTAAGAAGAGTTTTTGTAGCTTTTTGAGCTGAATATCTTTAACGGGATAATGAAACTCTAATTCATCCAGACGTTGATGGCGAGGGATAGAATCCAAGGCAAAATCATTATGAACTAAAGTGGTCGACAAAACTTTGCGCAGCATATCTTTGCAATCAGCAATGCGCTTGGCAAAGAATTCTTCTTGATTCGCAAGCTCAGTTTCATGTAGTTGATAATGTTTGAGGCGATCGGCAATGATTTCTTCCCAGCCACGCTCATCTTGGAAATCAATGTGCTCAAAGATTTCGTGAATGCAGGTTCCCGGTACGGCTCCACGGGGAAAGGCAAAAAAGCCTTCGGGAATAATTTCCTCTTCGGGTTCAGCATTGGGGATCTTCTCACCTTCGTCGTCTAAGGGGGCTTGGTCGGGTGTGAACTGAACTTTATCATGGCTTCGGATGAGTCCAGAATAACTGCCATCGACCCAGATGGGGAATTCAAATTTAAGTTCTTTGGGCTTTCTTAGTTCCAGATCATTTTTGGGACGGTAAAAGCAGGGGCTCATTTGATCGATATTGCCAAGTTCGCAAAACTTAGTGTGGCTTGTATTGGCAACTTGATCTTGCCAAATAGATCGTCTTTGTGAAGAATCAAGTTTTGTACTCGTACCATCGGCAATGTCTGCTCCAGTAACTTCTGGATTAGCGAGGTATTCAAAGGGCGTATTACTGACATTAACATCACCCCAGTAAAGGTAGCAGCGATGTGCTGAACGAGTCAGAGCTACATAGAGTAGGCGTAATTTTTCACTGAGGATCTCGCGGCGCCAGAGGTAACGTTTTTCTTGACGAAATTCTTCGTCGGGATCAATACTTAGGCTAGCTAAACGCGAGTCATCGTGATACTCGAAATCATTCTTCTTATTACTTTCTCCAAAGCT from the Lentisphaera araneosa HTCC2155 genome contains:
- the recD gene encoding exodeoxyribonuclease V subunit alpha, producing the protein MYNQLPIFSEIDRQFAQFISQRAGELSAHELETLEDICLVLSYYANQQHSVLPLRDILIEYRNEDGHIVSHNIDFELDEQALKIYRQVMGQGDETKPLIVDLENQLIYLNKYYRAEATVARFISKLADQTQELDGQLTQKLNEVFPNQIAGKINWQKVAAFMALRSRFCVISGGPGTGKTTTVGKILALLLEQNPATRIDLLAPTGKAADRLGESIRNFISSQSDEKAFSAATLAKIPVQAQTIHRYLGFAPGGGFKHHDKFKTPSDILLIDESSMVPLTLFRSVIQALQSHCRVILLGDKDQLAAVETGNVLGDLTAGGQINSFSPTFAKELKELSSELILNEDQSMGSLQDIMVKLEHSFRFDSSSGIGQLARDVNEQPVPHPLEDTQYFKAYDDIAHQALPAKAEELFSGAIRQCFTEYKKSLRSPEEALKALNKFRILCASRNGSFGASKLNQHISQIIFSQSDESLYKGRAIMITRNDYNIKLYNGDIGIILPDDSGLPKAWFPGPDNSLRSFPPSMLPDYQSAFAMTIHKSQGSEYQNVHLILPDQADRLLSKELIYTGITRAKSAIVIYASRKTLLSTCKRQTDRLSGLLLRMK